One Zeugodacus cucurbitae isolate PBARC_wt_2022May chromosome 3, idZeuCucr1.2, whole genome shotgun sequence genomic region harbors:
- the LOC128920355 gene encoding uncharacterized protein LOC128920355, producing the protein MLLNKLLALSLLLTVLDLTSCQWCTRKIYERQSYTREKDYIETYITSKWIFFEQEKTRHASEVVTDYKNVSKSERICCDGYRLIGGNCEPICKPNCQINSRCTGVNECTCNDGYFSSQSTAVDTTESNIELCLPICSAGCPANSSCVRPNDCVCAIGYEMSAHGVCERTTITTTSMTIIETTEDTTTSEIETTTGISSTTEVTTIETTVDTTINDIETSGLSSTTEKTTIETTDDTTITDIKTITGLSSTTEISTIETTDDTTTSDIETTTSTSSTTEVTTIETTDDTKTSEIETTTITSSTIEMTTIETTDDTTTSDSETTSGISSTTESIELFTNTVEGKVLTEVSAGDEKGAFLPSNELNKCADQCSCWKVHPRDKCHVICGSTETRCLEPQFSRCIEPSKRIEYRVSDVTQIYTCYPDSFLGTPKTAGSTRPLQTIVVGLLLTAIMLVVFFFIHIVPER; encoded by the exons atgcTATTGAACAAACTTTTGGCGTTAAGTCTTTTATTAACCGTTTTAGATTTGACTTCCTGTCAGTGGTGTACcagaaaaatatatgagagacaaAGTTATACACGAGAGAAAGATTATATAGAAACTTATATTACTTCAAAGTGGATATTCTTTGAACAAGAAAAAACGAGACATGCGAGCGAAGTGGTTACTGAT tataaaaatgtatcaaaGTCTGAACGCATTTGCTGTGATGGATACAGGCTGATCGGTGGCAATTGCGAGCCCATTTGCAAGCCTAACTGTCAAATCAACAGTCGTTGTACCGGTGTCAATGAATGCACTTGCAATGATGGTTACTTTTCTAGCCAATCTACTGCAGTTGATACCACAGAGAGCAACATCGAGTTGTGTCTACCGATCTGCAGTGCCGGCTGTCCAGCGAATTCCAGTTGCGTTAGGCCGAATGACTGCGTATGCGCGATAGGTTACGAAATGAGCGCGCATGGTGTGTGCGAACGTACAACAATTACAACGACTAGTATGACAATAATTGAAACAACCGAAGACACTACAACAAGCGAGATTGAAACAACAACTGGAATATCGTCCACCACTGAAGTGACAACAATTGAAACAACCGTAGACACCACAATAAACGACATTGAAACATCAGGACTATCGTCCACCACAGAAAAGACAACAATTGAAACAACCGATGACACTACAATAACCGACATTAAAACAATAACAGGACTATCGTCCACCACTGAAATTTCAACAATTGAAACAACCGATGACACTACAACAAGCGATAttgaaacaacaacatcaacatccTCCACCACTGAAGTGACAACAATTGAAACAACCGATGACACTAAAACAAGTGagattgaaacaacaacaataacatcgtCCACCATTGAAATGACAACAATTGAAACAACCGATGATACTACAACAAGCGACAGTGAAACAACAAGTGGAATATCGTCCACCACTGAAAGCATTGAGTTGTTCACGAACACTGTAGAAGGTAAGGTACTGACAGAGGTTAGTGCCGGCGACGAAAAAGGAGCTTTCTTACCGTCAAACGAGTTGAATAAGTGTGCAGATCAGTGCAGTTGTTGGAAGGTACATCCCAGAGATAAGTGTCATGTAATATGTGGATCAACGGAAACTCGGTGCTTGGAGCCGCAATTCAGTCGATGTATTGAACCAAGCAAACGAATTGAATACAGAGTTTCCGATGTAACGCAAATATATACGTGCTACCCAGATAGTTTCCTGGGTACTCCGAAAACTGCCGGCTCTACTCGTCCGTTGCAAACTATTGTTGTTGGTCTGCTGTTAACTGCAATTATGttagttgtgtttttttttatacatatcgtTCCAGAAAGATAA